Proteins co-encoded in one Verrucomicrobiia bacterium genomic window:
- a CDS encoding NAD(P)H-dependent glycerol-3-phosphate dehydrogenase, which produces MRITVLGAGAWGAALAKVLHENGNAVTLWDINPDLLAELRQGRSERLLPGVPLPTDWKVEADFEKAVGGRECLIMAIPSQAFRQVAARLAGHPAILVSVTKGIEYETGETMSRILREHAPANRVAALSGPSFAREVALGIPTAVVCACESDGTARTVQGLFHRPEFRIYRSTDILGVEYGGALKNVIAIAAGVSDGLGYGDNTKAGLVTRSLSEMRRLGVACGAQPDTFAGLSGLGDLMLTCFSRQSRNRDLGDRLGRGETMEAIQASHPKLAEGHPTARSAYRLAQEKDVPTPIIDEVYRVLYEGKDAKLAVRELISRAFKAED; this is translated from the coding sequence ATGAGAATCACTGTTCTGGGAGCGGGCGCGTGGGGCGCGGCACTCGCCAAGGTGCTGCATGAAAACGGCAACGCCGTGACGTTGTGGGACATCAACCCCGACCTGCTCGCGGAATTGCGCCAGGGCCGCAGCGAACGCCTGCTGCCCGGCGTGCCATTGCCGACGGACTGGAAGGTGGAAGCGGATTTTGAAAAGGCGGTTGGCGGGCGCGAATGCCTGATCATGGCCATTCCGTCGCAGGCGTTCCGTCAAGTTGCGGCACGGCTCGCCGGCCATCCGGCGATTTTGGTCAGTGTCACCAAGGGCATCGAATATGAAACCGGCGAAACCATGAGCCGCATTTTGCGGGAACATGCACCAGCCAATCGCGTGGCGGCGCTGTCTGGACCGAGCTTTGCCCGGGAAGTTGCGCTCGGCATTCCCACCGCCGTGGTGTGCGCCTGCGAAAGCGACGGCACGGCGCGCACGGTGCAGGGACTTTTTCACCGGCCGGAGTTTCGCATCTACCGCAGCACGGACATTCTCGGCGTCGAATACGGCGGCGCGTTGAAGAACGTCATCGCCATCGCCGCCGGCGTGAGCGACGGCCTTGGCTATGGCGACAACACGAAGGCCGGGCTGGTCACGCGCTCGCTTTCCGAAATGCGCCGGCTCGGCGTGGCCTGTGGCGCGCAGCCGGACACGTTTGCCGGCCTGAGCGGCTTGGGCGATTTGATGCTGACCTGTTTCTCGCGGCAAAGCCGCAATCGCGACCTGGGCGACCGGTTGGGCCGGGGTGAAACGATGGAGGCGATTCAGGCGTCGCACCCGAAACTGGCCGAAGGTCATCCGACGGCGCGTTCGGCGTATCGCCTCGCGCAGGAAAAGGACGTGCCCACGCCGATCATCGATGAAGTCTATCGCGTGCTCTACGAGGGCAAGGATGCGAAGCTGGCGGTGCGGGAATTGATTTCCCGTGCGTTCAAGGCGGAAGACTAA